From Acidihalobacter aeolianus, a single genomic window includes:
- a CDS encoding DMT family transporter: MNSHRAAYLLLTLTALFWAGNFVLARAVHNSVPPVGLAFWRWFAVAAFVVPWGLPELRAQWPLMRRHPRLMLILGLLSVGAFNTLIYVGVQTTTAVNALLLISAIPVFILLLAPPLLGNPLLPRQTLGVIISAAGVLLVLSHGRLAAFGSLLQHVGSLWVLAGVFSWALYSVLLRRLPQGIGGRGLFAATVLVGLAVLLPFYLFETFVQHRPVHPSGTLLISVAYLAVFASILAYMFWNKAVGMVGAERAGVFIHLMPAFGLILSATLLGERISPADLGGLALILAGLFVAAGRLPFARRA; encoded by the coding sequence ATGAACTCGCATCGTGCGGCCTATCTCCTGCTGACCCTCACCGCGCTGTTCTGGGCCGGCAACTTCGTGCTCGCCCGCGCCGTGCACAACAGCGTGCCGCCGGTGGGTCTGGCCTTCTGGCGCTGGTTCGCGGTGGCCGCGTTCGTGGTGCCCTGGGGCCTGCCGGAACTGCGCGCACAATGGCCCCTGATGCGCCGCCACCCTCGGTTGATGCTGATACTCGGCCTGCTCAGCGTGGGCGCGTTCAATACCCTGATCTACGTCGGCGTGCAGACCACCACCGCGGTCAACGCGCTGCTGCTGATCTCGGCGATTCCCGTGTTCATCCTGCTGCTCGCACCGCCACTGCTCGGCAACCCGCTGCTGCCGCGGCAGACCCTGGGCGTGATCATCTCCGCCGCCGGCGTGCTGCTGGTGCTCAGCCATGGGCGGCTGGCCGCCTTCGGCAGCCTGCTGCAGCATGTGGGCAGCCTGTGGGTGCTTGCGGGAGTGTTCAGCTGGGCGCTGTATTCGGTGCTACTGCGACGGCTGCCGCAGGGCATCGGCGGGCGCGGACTGTTCGCGGCGACGGTGCTCGTCGGTCTCGCCGTACTGCTGCCCTTCTACCTGTTCGAGACCTTCGTGCAGCATCGCCCCGTGCACCCGAGCGGGACCCTGCTGATCAGCGTCGCCTACCTTGCCGTGTTCGCCTCGATCCTCGCCTACATGTTCTGGAACAAGGCAGTGGGGATGGTCGGCGCGGAGCGGGCCGGGGTGTTCATCCATCTGATGCCCGCCTTCGGGCTGATCCTGTCGGCGACCCTGCTCGGCGAACGCATCAGCCCGGCCGACCTCGGCGGACTGGCGCTGATTCTGGCCGGCCTGTTCGTGGCCGCGGGGCGCCTGCCGTTCGCGCGACGCGCCTGA
- a CDS encoding response regulator transcription factor, translating into MNRVLLIDDDEELCEMLAEYLEAEGFEVLAAHNGEEGVQRALAGDADAAVLDIMMPGQSGLESLRQIRQQSLMPVIMLTAKGDDVDRIVGLELGADDYLPKPCNPRELVARLRAVLRRASPGATREMLRVGDVTIRSAERVAEWAGERIALTSTEFNLLETLARQAGRVVSKEEISERVLGHPLSRYDRSVDVHVSNLRRKLGQLPDGRSPIQTVRGIGYQLVAV; encoded by the coding sequence ATGAATCGGGTATTGCTGATCGACGACGACGAGGAGCTGTGCGAGATGCTGGCGGAGTATCTCGAGGCCGAAGGTTTCGAGGTGCTGGCCGCGCACAACGGCGAGGAGGGTGTGCAGCGGGCGCTGGCCGGCGATGCCGACGCGGCGGTGCTGGACATCATGATGCCCGGGCAGAGCGGTCTTGAGTCGCTGCGCCAGATACGCCAGCAGTCGCTGATGCCGGTGATCATGCTCACGGCCAAGGGCGACGACGTGGACCGTATCGTCGGGCTGGAGCTGGGTGCCGACGACTATCTGCCGAAACCCTGCAACCCGCGCGAACTGGTCGCCCGCTTGCGCGCGGTGCTGCGCCGCGCCTCGCCGGGGGCGACACGCGAGATGCTGCGCGTGGGCGACGTCACCATCCGCTCCGCCGAGCGCGTGGCCGAATGGGCCGGCGAGCGCATTGCGCTCACCAGCACGGAATTCAACCTGCTGGAGACCCTGGCCCGCCAGGCCGGACGGGTGGTCAGCAAGGAGGAGATTTCCGAGCGCGTGCTGGGCCATCCGCTGTCGCGCTACGACCGCAGCGTGGACGTGCACGTGAGCAATCTGCGACGCAAGCTCGGCCAGCTGCCTGACGGGCGTTCGCCGATCCAGACGGTGCGCGGCATCGGTTACCAGCTCGTGGCGGTGTAG
- a CDS encoding sensor histidine kinase: MGRLFWKIFLGFWLVQIAIGAAVGAAVYLHNQARMREITDVAGGPQVDFAVTSAATVLHLSGTSALRELFTSSSFWQHFPVLVVNDKGEDIFGRAVPAGALSKAKAALAAGETGPGLRLVSAPDGKRYLMFIPIELRVHPSAATREVLVRDELFIRLGAAVAASLLFSLGLAWYLTRPVRHLQRATRALAAGSLDTRVLPRMGTRRDEIADLGRDFDHMATRLQALVTAQQRLLHDVSHELRSPLARLGVAVALARQQPDKLETALARIERESGRLDELVGELLTLSRMDAGVDMGPEEEVDLEALVREVVADANFEASEGRQVVLECAGAPQLLGREELLRRALENVVRNALRFSPPNGRVSVTLARAGSEVVARICDRGPGMPDELLASVFEPFVRGSQAPTGARAGYGLGLAIAKHAMEKHKGSILAENRPDGGLCVTLRLPAQPLALPAPAKPA, encoded by the coding sequence GTGGGGCGTCTGTTCTGGAAGATTTTCCTCGGTTTCTGGCTCGTGCAGATTGCCATCGGCGCCGCGGTCGGCGCCGCGGTGTATCTGCACAACCAGGCCCGCATGCGCGAGATCACCGATGTCGCCGGTGGGCCGCAGGTGGACTTCGCGGTGACCTCGGCGGCCACTGTGCTGCACTTGAGCGGCACTTCGGCGCTGCGCGAATTGTTCACCAGTTCGAGCTTCTGGCAGCACTTCCCGGTGCTGGTAGTCAACGACAAGGGTGAGGATATTTTCGGTCGCGCGGTGCCTGCGGGGGCGTTGAGCAAGGCCAAGGCCGCCCTTGCCGCGGGGGAGACCGGCCCGGGGCTGCGCTTGGTCTCCGCTCCGGACGGCAAGCGCTACCTCATGTTCATTCCCATCGAGCTGCGCGTGCATCCGAGCGCGGCCACGCGCGAGGTGCTGGTGCGCGACGAACTTTTCATCCGCCTGGGGGCTGCGGTTGCCGCCAGTCTGCTGTTCAGTCTCGGCCTCGCCTGGTACCTGACCCGGCCGGTGCGCCACCTGCAACGCGCCACGCGGGCCCTCGCCGCCGGTTCGCTGGATACCCGGGTGTTGCCACGCATGGGCACAAGGCGTGACGAGATCGCCGACCTCGGGCGCGACTTCGACCACATGGCTACCCGCCTGCAGGCCCTGGTGACGGCGCAGCAGCGCCTGCTGCACGACGTGTCGCACGAACTGCGCTCGCCGCTGGCGCGCCTCGGCGTCGCCGTGGCGCTGGCGCGCCAGCAGCCGGACAAGCTGGAGACGGCGCTGGCACGCATCGAGCGCGAGAGCGGCCGCCTCGACGAACTGGTCGGCGAACTGCTGACCCTGTCGCGCATGGACGCCGGCGTGGACATGGGGCCGGAGGAGGAGGTCGATCTAGAGGCATTGGTGCGCGAGGTCGTCGCCGACGCCAACTTCGAGGCCTCGGAAGGGCGCCAGGTGGTGCTCGAATGCGCCGGTGCGCCGCAGCTGCTGGGACGCGAGGAGCTGTTGCGCCGCGCGCTGGAGAACGTGGTACGCAACGCCCTGCGCTTCTCGCCGCCGAACGGGCGCGTGTCGGTGACCCTGGCGCGTGCCGGGAGCGAGGTCGTGGCTCGGATCTGCGACCGTGGGCCGGGCATGCCGGACGAGTTGCTTGCCAGCGTGTTCGAACCCTTTGTCCGTGGTTCGCAGGCGCCGACCGGCGCGCGCGCCGGCTACGGACTGGGGCTGGCGATTGCCAAGCACGCGATGGAGAAGCACAAGGGCAGCATCCTGGCGGAAAACCGGCCGGACGGCGGCCTGTGCGTCACCCTGCGCCTGCCGGCGCAGCCGCTCGCCTTGCCCGCCCCCGCCAAGCCGGCCTGA
- a CDS encoding putative bifunctional diguanylate cyclase/phosphodiesterase, protein MSNRNSTSTRPLRMTALIIALAAVIVAYGALSWLATRQTIARDLTNRAQQYADAEMRSLEHWASTLQAFGNLLMLDNDTRATQLDTRIVLFQSAYPNTPLPLFIFQAQDHRLLGASPALFARKAVYRKLAVQTCHFNAGQNLMITPPRPLPDKVFRGERKALPMCVSIRDAGGDSMLDIVALLPWPMRHPRRDFSTQIAGESPVFKLLWQKPDTTGSLLPAGMRLMPDHLEQGSELTHGRMMAWCQIADFPFVVEASVSQKAVWHEWLLHGGAGEGFVLLMLLAGALGVNARRSSALAQTEAQLRRYYSTLKDINQALVSTPDPTALYNTVCTHLVNGAHLPLAWIGTELDGVVGARAVSGAARGYVDDLELDLHPDSPSIHGPVGQALRERTTVVLSDLQNDARFANWRERATRYALSSLVAVPFTSNSGVRGVLIAYARVRNFFTPALIQLMEELVSNIELGLNQFDRVAEVTRLSQQDPLTGLPNRAYFMHALGQALARGDRAERLTAIGILDLDYFKQVNDSLGHLVGDQMLKHLADTLVGAVRQGDTVARLGGDEFGILLENVAGTEELETIANRLLSAVRKPFMLTGLDHELQSDASLGFTLYPLDEGSPADLLRHADAALYAAKGAGRHHWRLFGREMARLAKREYLIHQQLPTAISGSEIFLHFQPQIDLSDGSIIGAEALVRWQHPSMGLWSPQAFIPTVEADVGLARQLGIFLLQSTAHHITRWHADGHDFGRLSVNICARHLQHSCFLDDLDEVLERYPEAASHLTLELTETNALSDLDKSARILSEVRNRGIRVALDDFGSGYASLQYVRELPLDVIKLDLQFVQNLERDTEAFAVGYAALTLAEIRGATVVAEGVENQRTADLWRRLGGHAVQGYLFAKPLSEQDWLAWLQGYEPTVRQPTIPRWRPTQETLSLLQALPHHNQLVYRLRTMLRDDIPPDTESAELHAAWLMPCPLTEWLASPHAAALDTAPLNQAHHRLHQTAVTLLTAPIRSTDGLLELDETWRNFVDALDATVEQVDRRLSRSD, encoded by the coding sequence ATGTCGAACCGCAATTCAACTTCCACCCGCCCGCTCCGCATGACCGCGTTGATCATCGCGCTTGCGGCGGTGATCGTAGCCTATGGAGCGCTTTCATGGCTTGCCACCCGGCAGACCATAGCCCGGGACCTCACGAACCGCGCCCAGCAGTACGCCGATGCAGAAATGCGTTCATTGGAACATTGGGCCTCTACGCTACAGGCCTTCGGCAATCTGCTCATGCTAGACAACGACACCCGTGCGACGCAGCTGGACACCCGCATCGTGCTTTTCCAGTCGGCCTATCCGAACACCCCACTACCCTTGTTCATTTTCCAGGCACAGGATCATCGTCTGCTGGGCGCCTCGCCCGCACTGTTCGCCAGAAAAGCCGTTTACCGCAAACTCGCTGTGCAAACCTGCCATTTCAACGCAGGTCAAAACCTGATGATCACGCCACCTCGACCGTTACCTGACAAGGTCTTCCGCGGGGAACGCAAGGCGCTCCCCATGTGCGTGAGCATTCGTGACGCAGGAGGCGACAGCATGCTCGACATCGTCGCTCTACTGCCCTGGCCAATGCGCCATCCGCGCAGGGATTTCAGCACTCAGATCGCAGGAGAATCCCCAGTATTCAAGCTGCTCTGGCAGAAACCCGACACTACCGGCTCCCTCCTTCCCGCTGGCATGCGGCTAATGCCCGACCACCTGGAACAGGGGAGTGAATTGACCCATGGCCGCATGATGGCCTGGTGCCAAATCGCTGATTTCCCCTTCGTGGTTGAAGCCAGCGTTTCCCAGAAGGCCGTTTGGCATGAGTGGTTGCTGCACGGGGGCGCAGGCGAGGGTTTCGTGCTGCTGATGTTGCTGGCCGGTGCGCTGGGCGTGAATGCACGACGCTCTTCAGCACTGGCACAAACCGAAGCGCAGCTGCGCCGCTACTACAGCACGCTCAAGGACATCAACCAGGCACTGGTGTCCACCCCCGATCCGACAGCGCTCTATAACACCGTTTGTACGCACTTGGTCAACGGCGCACATCTTCCATTGGCTTGGATCGGAACAGAGCTTGACGGTGTAGTCGGCGCGCGGGCGGTATCCGGTGCCGCTCGCGGTTACGTTGATGACCTGGAACTCGATCTCCACCCTGACAGCCCGTCTATCCATGGCCCCGTGGGACAAGCATTACGCGAACGCACCACCGTCGTACTGTCAGACCTGCAGAACGATGCCCGCTTTGCCAACTGGCGGGAACGCGCAACACGTTATGCACTGAGTAGCTTGGTCGCGGTCCCGTTCACCAGTAACAGCGGAGTGCGTGGTGTGCTCATCGCCTACGCGCGCGTCCGCAACTTCTTCACCCCGGCGCTGATTCAGCTCATGGAAGAACTCGTAAGCAACATCGAACTCGGGCTCAATCAGTTCGATCGAGTCGCTGAAGTCACACGCCTGAGTCAGCAGGACCCGTTGACCGGGCTACCCAACCGCGCCTACTTCATGCACGCCCTGGGTCAGGCGCTTGCGCGGGGAGATCGTGCCGAGCGGCTAACGGCGATCGGCATCCTCGACCTTGATTACTTCAAACAGGTCAACGACAGCCTTGGTCATCTGGTTGGCGATCAGATGCTCAAGCATCTTGCTGACACACTCGTCGGAGCCGTCCGCCAGGGCGATACCGTTGCTCGGCTGGGTGGCGACGAATTCGGCATTCTGCTGGAAAACGTCGCCGGCACGGAAGAACTCGAAACCATTGCCAACCGCCTACTGAGCGCCGTCCGCAAGCCTTTCATGCTTACCGGACTCGATCACGAATTACAGTCGGACGCCAGTCTGGGCTTCACCCTCTACCCGCTGGACGAGGGCTCGCCGGCAGACCTGCTGCGCCATGCCGACGCCGCGCTTTACGCGGCCAAGGGTGCAGGGCGCCACCATTGGCGGCTGTTCGGCCGAGAAATGGCCCGTCTGGCCAAGCGCGAATACCTGATCCATCAGCAGTTGCCCACAGCGATTTCCGGGAGTGAGATATTTCTTCACTTCCAGCCACAGATCGACCTGTCCGACGGTTCAATTATCGGTGCCGAGGCGCTGGTCCGATGGCAGCACCCGTCCATGGGGCTTTGGTCACCGCAGGCATTCATTCCCACGGTGGAAGCCGACGTCGGGCTTGCCCGGCAGCTGGGCATATTCCTGCTTCAATCAACTGCACACCACATCACGCGCTGGCATGCAGACGGCCACGATTTTGGCCGCTTGAGCGTCAACATCTGTGCCCGACATCTGCAGCACTCCTGCTTTCTCGACGATCTGGACGAGGTGTTGGAACGCTACCCCGAGGCGGCATCCCACTTAACCCTTGAACTGACGGAAACCAATGCTCTGAGCGACCTCGACAAGAGCGCACGTATCCTCTCGGAAGTTCGTAACCGCGGCATCCGCGTCGCACTTGACGATTTCGGTAGCGGCTACGCCTCTTTGCAGTACGTGCGGGAGTTACCGCTGGACGTCATCAAGCTGGACCTGCAGTTCGTGCAAAACCTGGAACGCGACACCGAGGCATTCGCGGTGGGCTACGCTGCGCTGACGCTGGCCGAGATCCGCGGCGCCACGGTCGTCGCCGAAGGTGTGGAGAACCAGCGCACGGCAGATTTATGGCGCAGGCTGGGAGGGCATGCGGTGCAAGGCTACCTGTTCGCGAAACCGTTATCCGAACAGGACTGGTTGGCGTGGCTCCAAGGCTATGAGCCAACCGTACGCCAACCCACAATTCCTCGTTGGCGACCGACACAGGAAACGCTCAGCCTATTGCAGGCACTACCGCATCACAATCAGCTGGTGTACCGACTGCGCACCATGTTGCGCGACGATATCCCACCAGACACGGAAAGTGCCGAACTGCATGCCGCCTGGTTGATGCCTTGTCCTCTGACCGAATGGTTGGCAAGCCCGCATGCTGCCGCGCTCGATACCGCTCCGCTCAATCAGGCGCACCATCGGCTGCACCAAACTGCTGTCACCTTGCTGACAGCGCCAATCCGGTCCACGGATGGTTTACTCGAACTAGACGAGACTTGGCGGAATTTCGTAGACGCGCTGGATGCCACCGTGGAGCAGGTCGACCGTCGGCTAAGTAGGTCCGACTAG
- a CDS encoding PCP reductase family protein — MSEQTLPWDEDALQRLEKIPSFVRNMAKAKIERAAKEAGEVKVTAEFLDTNKSKLMG; from the coding sequence ATGAGCGAACAGACGCTGCCCTGGGATGAGGACGCGCTGCAACGCCTGGAAAAAATCCCCTCGTTCGTACGCAACATGGCCAAGGCCAAGATCGAGCGTGCCGCCAAGGAGGCGGGTGAGGTCAAGGTGACCGCCGAATTTCTCGACACCAACAAATCGAAACTGATGGGCTAA
- a CDS encoding gamma-glutamyl-gamma-aminobutyrate hydrolase family protein: protein MSIVIGISTFGPTPRGRYECPQGYPNAVHRAGGLPLPIPAIPERIPEYLELIDGLILIGGEDIDPTAYGVAPRKPLSRLNPYRDRAEMALTRAAVERELPTLAICRGMQIVNVALGGGIHSHLPDVFGDLVTHVGEEWAVLLHEIRVDADSRLHGWLGTDQFSSLSGHHQAISTLGRGLHANAWAPDGVIEAFEHETHPYLVGVQWHPELNADKDPVQQRLFDRLVEAADVHSRCRALEKSLSSPSSSERAKA from the coding sequence GTGAGCATCGTCATCGGCATCTCCACCTTCGGCCCCACCCCGCGCGGACGCTACGAATGCCCGCAGGGTTATCCGAACGCCGTCCATCGTGCTGGCGGACTGCCTCTACCGATACCAGCCATTCCCGAGCGCATCCCCGAATACCTGGAACTCATCGACGGGCTGATCCTGATCGGCGGCGAGGATATCGACCCTACCGCCTACGGCGTCGCGCCGCGCAAGCCACTGTCGCGCCTAAATCCGTACCGCGACCGCGCCGAGATGGCCCTGACCCGAGCTGCGGTCGAACGCGAGCTACCGACACTGGCGATCTGCCGCGGCATGCAGATCGTCAACGTCGCCCTAGGCGGAGGCATCCATAGCCACCTGCCTGACGTGTTCGGCGATCTGGTCACGCACGTGGGCGAGGAATGGGCCGTGCTGTTGCACGAAATCCGCGTGGACGCAGACAGCAGGTTGCATGGCTGGCTAGGTACCGACCAGTTCTCCTCGCTGTCAGGCCACCATCAGGCCATTTCGACGCTAGGTCGCGGGCTACACGCCAACGCCTGGGCGCCGGACGGCGTGATCGAGGCCTTCGAGCACGAGACCCACCCGTATCTCGTGGGCGTGCAATGGCACCCCGAACTCAATGCTGACAAAGACCCTGTCCAACAGCGACTGTTCGACCGGCTGGTTGAAGCTGCGGACGTTCACAGCCGATGCAGGGCACTGGAAAAATCGTTGTCATCGCCATCATCATCGGAGCGAGCAAAAGCATAA
- a CDS encoding SDR family oxidoreductase, with amino-acid sequence MQPATDENPAPVALVTGGAQGIGLGIARRLHDDGYRVAVLDIDAEAGAACARFDLEFEPADTADEEAVARAIAAVIGRHGRLDALINNAGIAGPASGPVENLELAAWNRWIAVNLTGYFLTVKHAVPSLRTARGAVVNIASTRALQSEPDTDAYAASKGGVVALTHALAVSLGPEIRVNCISPGWIEVRDWRKPSRAKTPALSPEDHAQHPAGRVGVPADVASLAAFLLSAEAGFITGQNFVVDGGMTRRMIYRD; translated from the coding sequence TTGCAACCCGCCACTGACGAAAACCCCGCACCCGTAGCGTTGGTCACCGGCGGCGCCCAGGGTATCGGCCTCGGCATCGCCCGGCGTCTGCACGACGACGGCTATCGCGTCGCCGTGCTCGACATCGATGCGGAAGCCGGTGCGGCCTGCGCGCGCTTCGACCTGGAATTCGAGCCGGCGGATACCGCCGACGAGGAAGCCGTGGCGCGCGCCATCGCCGCGGTGATCGGACGGCACGGCCGCCTCGATGCGCTGATCAACAACGCCGGCATCGCCGGCCCTGCAAGCGGCCCGGTGGAAAATCTCGAACTGGCCGCCTGGAACCGCTGGATCGCGGTCAACCTGACCGGCTACTTCCTCACCGTCAAGCATGCCGTGCCGTCGCTGCGCACCGCCCGCGGCGCGGTGGTCAACATCGCCTCGACCCGCGCGCTGCAGTCCGAACCGGACACCGATGCCTACGCCGCCTCCAAGGGCGGCGTGGTCGCGCTGACCCATGCACTCGCCGTCAGCCTCGGCCCCGAGATCCGCGTCAACTGCATCTCGCCGGGCTGGATCGAGGTGCGCGACTGGCGCAAGCCCTCGCGCGCGAAAACACCGGCGCTCAGCCCCGAAGATCATGCCCAGCACCCGGCCGGGCGGGTCGGCGTACCCGCCGACGTGGCCTCGCTCGCCGCCTTTCTGCTGTCCGCCGAGGCCGGTTTCATCACCGGCCAGAATTTCGTCGTCGACGGCGGCATGACCCGCCGCATGATCTACCGCGACTGA
- a CDS encoding pyruvate kinase, translated as MRDIKDTGTTALTLILVAVRRLRDEVLKDGERYLQGRTHPTRDKARRSAANLAHYLALRRHDLRDLQDQLALHGLSSLGRSEGHVLHTLNAVYDALTRMAGIVATEPPPSAAPAIAPAEARGLLEQRTRALFGEHPGRRHTRIMVTLPSEAADDRELCARLIADGMDSARINCAHDDAEAWQRMIDNVRAAARAAGRPCPILMDLAGRKPRTGPIAPAPRVAHLRPPRDALGRPVGPLEVLLLAPGAQPPVGTPRDRFNLPAELAEALQMGDRLGFDDTRGRSRELLIIAQPSEGAWLAHAFQAAWLTPETPVYLLRRTNKGALRAQPGEYRLGGFAVREQRIRVQAGDLLLLAFGEASGEPARYDANGRCLRPARFRCVECGGLENVAVGDPIWIDDGRIGTEVVERRDDGLLLRATHVRAGGVTLKSDKGLNFPLSALQLPTLTDKDLADLDFVAGHADMVGLSFVERAEDLERLFDELRARHAEHLPVIAKIENAQGVHALPELLLAALGRHPFGLMIARGDLAVELGGERLSEIQEEILWLAEAAHTPVVWATQVLETLAKQGAVSRPELSDAVLGQRADCVMLNKGPYIADALHTLNEVLRRTELRWWKNSPRLRALAIAGRTGPE; from the coding sequence ATGAGGGACATCAAGGATACCGGCACCACGGCGCTGACGCTGATTCTCGTTGCGGTCAGACGGCTGCGCGACGAGGTGCTCAAGGACGGCGAGCGTTATCTGCAGGGCCGCACGCATCCCACGCGGGACAAGGCGCGACGCAGTGCCGCCAATCTGGCGCACTATCTCGCCCTGCGTCGCCACGATCTGCGCGACCTGCAGGATCAGCTCGCCCTGCACGGTCTGTCCTCGCTCGGACGCAGCGAGGGGCACGTCCTGCATACGCTCAACGCCGTGTACGACGCGCTCACGCGGATGGCCGGCATCGTCGCTACCGAACCGCCGCCGTCCGCTGCGCCGGCCATCGCCCCCGCTGAGGCGCGCGGGCTGCTCGAACAGCGCACGCGGGCCCTGTTCGGCGAACACCCGGGGCGGCGGCACACGCGCATCATGGTGACCCTGCCCAGTGAAGCGGCGGACGATCGCGAACTGTGCGCACGCTTGATCGCCGACGGCATGGACAGTGCGCGCATCAACTGTGCGCACGATGACGCGGAAGCCTGGCAGCGCATGATCGACAACGTGCGCGCCGCGGCCCGCGCGGCGGGTCGCCCTTGCCCGATCCTGATGGACCTGGCGGGGCGCAAGCCACGCACGGGGCCGATCGCGCCGGCGCCGAGGGTGGCGCATCTGCGCCCGCCGCGCGATGCACTGGGGCGCCCGGTCGGTCCGCTCGAAGTCCTGTTGCTCGCCCCGGGTGCGCAACCGCCCGTTGGCACGCCGCGCGACCGCTTCAACCTGCCGGCCGAGCTGGCCGAGGCGTTGCAGATGGGCGACCGGCTCGGTTTCGACGACACCCGCGGGCGCAGCCGCGAGCTGCTGATCATCGCGCAGCCGAGCGAGGGCGCCTGGTTGGCGCATGCCTTCCAGGCGGCCTGGCTGACTCCGGAAACGCCCGTCTATCTGCTGCGGCGGACCAACAAGGGGGCATTGCGGGCACAGCCCGGCGAATATCGCCTGGGAGGTTTCGCGGTGCGCGAGCAGCGCATCCGCGTGCAGGCGGGCGACCTGCTGCTGCTGGCCTTCGGCGAGGCGTCCGGCGAGCCGGCGCGCTACGACGCCAACGGCCGCTGCCTGCGCCCGGCGCGTTTCCGCTGCGTGGAATGCGGCGGTCTGGAAAACGTGGCCGTCGGCGATCCGATCTGGATCGACGACGGGCGCATCGGAACCGAGGTGGTCGAACGCCGCGACGACGGCCTGCTGTTGCGCGCCACCCACGTGCGCGCCGGAGGCGTCACCTTGAAGTCGGACAAGGGACTGAATTTCCCTCTTTCGGCACTGCAACTGCCGACCCTCACCGACAAGGATCTGGCCGACCTCGACTTCGTCGCCGGCCATGCCGACATGGTCGGCCTGTCGTTCGTCGAGCGTGCGGAGGACCTGGAACGCCTGTTCGACGAGCTGCGCGCGCGTCACGCCGAGCACCTGCCGGTGATCGCCAAGATCGAGAACGCGCAGGGCGTGCATGCCCTGCCCGAGCTGCTGCTCGCCGCGTTGGGAAGGCATCCCTTCGGGCTGATGATCGCGCGCGGGGACCTCGCGGTGGAACTCGGTGGCGAGCGGTTGTCGGAAATCCAGGAAGAGATCCTGTGGCTGGCCGAGGCGGCGCACACGCCGGTCGTCTGGGCCACCCAGGTGCTGGAAACCCTGGCCAAGCAGGGGGCGGTGTCGCGCCCGGAATTGAGCGATGCGGTGCTCGGACAGCGCGCCGACTGCGTGATGCTCAACAAGGGGCCGTACATCGCCGACGCGCTGCACACGCTCAACGAGGTGCTGCGCAGGACCGAGTTGCGCTGGTGGAAGAACTCGCCGCGGCTGCGTGCCCTGGCGATCGCCGGACGCACCGGTCCAGAATGA
- a CDS encoding gamma-glutamylcyclotransferase family protein — protein MYFAYGSNMSSARLRARVQTARSLGMGSLAGHRLEFHLHSRNDGSAKCDAFHTGRSEDVLHGVLFGLSADELSVLDRYEGRGQAYARVEVEIIRADGVRVLAQTYRALHVEPGLLPYDWYKAHVVNGAREHGLPPDYVAQLEAVPEVVDRDVLRRARELAIYA, from the coding sequence ATCTATTTCGCCTATGGCTCCAACATGTCCAGCGCGCGTTTGCGCGCGCGGGTGCAAACAGCGAGAAGTCTCGGCATGGGATCGCTGGCGGGGCATCGGTTGGAATTCCATTTGCACAGCCGCAACGACGGCTCGGCCAAATGCGACGCCTTCCATACGGGACGGTCCGAAGACGTTCTGCATGGGGTTTTGTTCGGCCTTTCGGCAGACGAGTTGTCGGTGTTGGATCGCTATGAAGGCCGGGGTCAGGCCTATGCGCGAGTCGAGGTGGAGATCATCCGTGCCGACGGCGTCCGCGTGCTGGCGCAGACCTATCGCGCATTGCACGTCGAACCCGGCTTGCTGCCCTACGACTGGTACAAGGCGCACGTGGTGAACGGCGCGCGCGAACACGGCCTTCCGCCCGACTATGTAGCCCAACTGGAGGCCGTCCCGGAAGTGGTCGACCGGGACGTCTTGCGGCGAGCGCGGGAGCTCGCTATCTACGCCTAG